The genomic segment AGGGTCCGCTCCAGCGCTGCTCCTTGCATTCCTTCGACGTCGGCGCGCCCGCCTCGTCCTTCGAGGCGGTGCGCCTCGGGATGAGGCTCTCGTGGGCCACGGCACGGCATTCTCCAGCGCTCGTTGTTGGGCGCAGATTCCTGGCGTCTCCTATGGACGGCGGCACCCTCTAGGCGTCCCTCATCCTAAGGGGCACAGGCCGAAGGCCATTGCCTCGAGGGAGACGCCGCAGCGCTGCTCTTTGCATCCATTCGGCGTCGGTGCGCCCCTCGCATTTCGCTGCCATGCACACCAGTTGCGGGGCGTGTTGAATAGGCTTTGCGGCCATCGTCTGATTGGAAGTTGTCCGCGGACAACGGGCAATCAGGCAAGCGGACCTACATCCGAGTTCAGGGATTCGCCTGGTGACGCGCCAGGCCTCGTGCCGGGAAGAGCCTTTGGCCGAGGTCTGACCCGGCCGAGGCTCGGCTGTCGCACGCCCGTGACGAGGCGATCGCGTGCATCGTCGGACGTGCATTTTTCATCGGTCGATGCTTGGAGATATCGAGCCGATTGCCCTTCCGCCATGTGACACCGCATCCATCGCGCGATGGCTGGTCGAGGCGCACGGCAGTCTGGCCGGCCTCGCCATGCGGCCGAACCGAATGACCATGAAGCAGGGGAGGGGCTGGTTCTCAAGCAGCGCCGACCCGGTCTGCAGACGAGACTTTCGGGGGCGTATCGTGAATGCGTTGTCCGGCTGCGACCGAGGTATTGAGATCTCGATCTCGATCGCGGGCAGGCAATGCTCCGGCTTCGGCGGCGGGCAGCATGGATGATGCCGGGCAGAAGCACCTCCGCGTCCGGTTCCCGATATTCGCGGTCGATAACGAGAGCAGCTATTGCAGGGGATTGCCACTGGCGTTATTGTTTTGTCGATCGCTGACAGGCGCTGTGGTCGCAACATTGCAGACGCTTGGAGCCAGAATTCGCTGCCTTTGAGACCGAAACGATGGTTGTCGGGCAGGCTTGTCGAAAAGACCGCCCAGTCAGTAACGAAACTAAAGTGCGAATTCACTTCCATAACTGGAAGTGATAATAACGAGATCAATGGCTTAGAATTTTGTAAGCTGCACCATACCCCCCGCCACCAGGCGATAGATTCCCCCGCAGCGACCGGTTTGACAAGCCCGAATCGGTCAAAATTGCCGTTACTCGACAGGCTCGAGGAACGGAATGATTTTGCCCCCCGCTCGAATGGTCGCGGGAGGCAGCGGCTTGCATCCTTTAGCGGCACTCTGCGTTATCCCCGCACCAGAGCGGAGAGCATCCTCATGCCAGATGTGCTTCACCTCAAGAAGATGTCGATCGCAGCGGCGATGGTGGCTGCGGCGATCGGCGCACTTGCGTTGATGCAGGCAACGGAGCGCAGTTCCGTTCCCCCGAGTGCCGAACCCCGCCGCGCGGTTGACGATCATGGCCGCAGCGCCGCGACGCCCGAGGCTATTCCGCTCCGCGGACTTCGCGATGTGTTCTGGCGCGTCTACCATGAAGTCCTGAACGACCGGGTCACACTCATTGCCGCGGGTGTGACCTTTTATCTGCTGCTGGCGCTGTTTCCCGCCATGGCGGCTCTGGTGGCGCTCTACGGGCTGGTTGCCGATCCGATCACCATATCCGAACATCTTCGCGAATTGGCCGGCCTCATGCCGCCGGGAGCGTTCGATCTACTTGCCGATCAGATCAAGGAACTCGTCAATAAGCGCGACAGTGCACTTGGCATCACCTTTTTCGTCGGTCTCGGCATCGCGCTATGGAGCACGCATAGCGGCACGCTGGCGATCTTCGATGCGATGAACGTCGCCTATGAGGAGAATGAAAAGCGCGGTCTTATCCGGTTGAACCTCGTCGGACTCTGCTTCACCTTGAGCGCGATGCTTCTGACGGTGGTGATGGTGGCGCTTGTCGGCGTCATGCCGGTTGTGCTTTCCTATCTCTGGCTCGATCAGTTCAACGAGCACATGGCCCTTCTCCTGCGGTGGCCGCTGCTGCTGCTGGTCGTCGCGGTGGCGGTTACCTCAGTCTACCGCTTTGGCCCCAGCCGGGAGCCTGCCAAGCTCCGGTGGATGACGTGGGGCGCCGTTCTGACGACGGTCGCCTGGGCCGCCATGTCTCTCGGCTTCTCCTTCTACCTCGATCATTTTGCCAATTATAACGCGACCTACGGCACGCTCGGTGCGCTGATCGGCCTCCTCATCTGGATCTGGCTTTCCGTCGTCATTCTCGTCATCGGCGCGGAGCTCAACGCCGAACTGGAGCATCAGACCGCGAGGGATACGACGACGGGCACGCCGCTGCCGATGGGCGCGCGTGGCGCCTATGTTGCAGACACTCTGGGCGAGGCCGTCAACTGATCATTGAGGAGCATCATCAATGACTGCGCCTCACCTGTGGTTTTGATGTATTTTATCCTTCCGCAACCCCGACAGAGGAGACGATCATGACGGCCCCGCATCCTTCCAAAACCCATATCGGCAATCATGCACTGCATCCCGAAACGCAGATGCTGAATTACGGCTACGATCCCGAACTCTCGGAAGGGGCGGTCAAGCCGCCGGTATTCCTCACCTCCACCTTCGTCTTCAAGTCGGCCGAGGATGGCCGCGATTTCTTCGATTACGTCTCGGGCCGCCGCGAGCCGCCGGCGGGGAAAGGCGCGGGTCTCGTCTATTCGCGCTTCAATCATCCCAATAGCGAGATCGTCGAGGACAGGCTCGCCGTTTACGAGCGGACGGAAAGCGGCGCGCTGTTTTCCTCAGGCATGTCGGCGATCGCCACGACCTTGTTCGCCTTCGTCCGGCCGGGCGATGCGATCCTGCATTCGCAGCCGCTTTATGGCGGCACGGAAACCTTGCTGGCAAAGACGTTCCTCAATTTCGGCGTCGGCGCCGTCGGCTTTGCCGATGGCGTCAGCGAGGGATCGGTGCAGAAGGCGGCGGAAGAGGCGATGGCGAAGGGCCGCGTTTCCGTCATCCTGATCGAAACACCCGCCAATCCGACCAACAGCCTGGTCGATGTCGCGATGATCCGGCGCGTGGCCCACACGATCGGCGCAAAGCAGGGGCATACGCCGATCATCGTCTGCGACAATACCCTGCTCGGCCCGGTTTTCCAGCGGCCGATCGAACACGGCGCCGATATCTCGCTCTATTCGCTGACCAAATATGTCGGCGGCCATTCCGACCTGATCGCCGGCGCCGTTCTCGGCCGCAAGGCTGTCATCAAGCAGGTCAAGGCGCTGCGCGGCGCGATCGGCACGCAGCTCGATCCGCATTCCTGCTGGATGCTCGGCCGGTCGCTGGAAACGCTGCAGCTGCGCATGGAACGGGCAAACAGCAATGCGCGGGCCGTTGCCGATTTTCTGCGCGATCATCCGAAGGTCGAGAAAGTCCACTACCTGCCCTATCACGATCCGGATTCACCATCCGGCCGGACCTTCGCCGCGCAATGCACCGGCGCCGGCTCCACCTTCTCCTTCGACATTCGCGGCGGCCAGCCGGCCGCCTTCAAATTCCTGAACGCGCTGCAGGTCTTCAAACTTGCGGTCAGCCTCGGCGGCACGGAATCGCTTGCGAGCCATCCGGCCGCCATGACGCATTCCGGCGTGCCCGCCGATGTCCGCCAGCGCATCGGCGTGCTGGAATCGACGATCCGCCTGTCGATCGGCATCGAGCATCCGGACGATCTGATCGCCGACCTGGAGATGGCGCTGCAGGCGGCCTGATACGGCGGGGAAATCGATGCCCGGCGGCGCCGGGCATCGTGGGGACGTCACTTGTCGTCGGTTGTCAGTTCCGTCTCGTCGGTATTCAGCACGAAGACCGCAAGCAGGCGGGCCGGCTTTGTCTTGCTGGCATTCTTGCTGACGGCGTGATGATCACCCGGAAATTCGGGAAAGCTTTCGCCGGCCTTATAGACCTTCTCCGGCCCGTCATTCACCTTGCTGGTGATCGCCCCTTCGAGAACGGTGGCGTAGATGAAGGCCGAGGCCGGGTGCGTATGGCCGGGCGACGAGCCGCCCGGCCCATATTCGACGAGCACCGCCCGCATGCTCTTGCCGGGAACATTGGGAAGCTTCTGGTCGAAAACGACGCGAACCTTCGCGTCGCCGCCTGCAGCATAAGCCTGAGTGCCGGCGGCAAGGACAATGGCGAGCGCGGCCGCCGAGATCATTTTTCTGAGCATGTGTGGTCTCCTGCGTTGATGGGACGTGGTCTCGCTGTTAGGCGCTCTTTTTCTGCGGCGGCTGCCGGCTGAGCCAATCGTCGAAGCGGATCCGGCCGAGCCGCGCCTTGGCTCCGGTTACCAGCGAGTCGTCTTCGAGCTCGACGCCGAAATAGCGGGCGTGGGGATCCGCCATCACCTGGCGCGGATCGTTCGTCGCTTTCAGGAGGCGCGTCACGATGTCGGTGAGGCGGATTTTCTCCGGTCCGCCAATCTCGATCGTGCCGTTCGCAGGCTCGGCAAGCGCCACTTCGGCCATGACGTCGGCGACATCGTCCGATGCGATCGGCTGCACATAGGCCGGCGACAGATGCACCATCTGACCGACCGTGCCCGACTGGGCGATGCCGGCCATGAATTCATGGAACTGCGTCGAGTGCACGATGGTGTAGGGGATGCCGGAAGCCTTGATCAGCTCTTCCTGGGCCATCTTGGCGCGCATGTAGCCGCTGCCCTGCAGCCGCTCCATGCCGACGATCGACAGCGCGATGTGATGCTTCACGCCGGCGGCAGCCGCTGCCTTGAGCAGGTTGCGGCCCGAAGTCTGGAAGAATTCGAGGACCGCCTTGTCCTCGAAGGAGGGTGAGTTGGCGAGATCGAGCACCACCTGGGCACCTGCGAGCGCCTCCGTCAGGCCCTTGCCGGTGATCGTATCGACGCCCGAATTCGGCGACGCCGCCAGCACCTCGTGTCCCTTGTTGCGCAATCTTTCCACGGTCTTCGAGCCGATCAGCCCGGTGCCGCCGATAATGACGATCTTCATGGGTAGTCTCCTTGTCCTTGCGAGGATTTCCTCTGTTGACCTGAGGTGG from the Rhizobium sp. NZLR1 genome contains:
- a CDS encoding YihY/virulence factor BrkB family protein, encoding MPDVLHLKKMSIAAAMVAAAIGALALMQATERSSVPPSAEPRRAVDDHGRSAATPEAIPLRGLRDVFWRVYHEVLNDRVTLIAAGVTFYLLLALFPAMAALVALYGLVADPITISEHLRELAGLMPPGAFDLLADQIKELVNKRDSALGITFFVGLGIALWSTHSGTLAIFDAMNVAYEENEKRGLIRLNLVGLCFTLSAMLLTVVMVALVGVMPVVLSYLWLDQFNEHMALLLRWPLLLLVVAVAVTSVYRFGPSREPAKLRWMTWGAVLTTVAWAAMSLGFSFYLDHFANYNATYGTLGALIGLLIWIWLSVVILVIGAELNAELEHQTARDTTTGTPLPMGARGAYVADTLGEAVN
- a CDS encoding cystathionine gamma-synthase family protein, encoding MTAPHPSKTHIGNHALHPETQMLNYGYDPELSEGAVKPPVFLTSTFVFKSAEDGRDFFDYVSGRREPPAGKGAGLVYSRFNHPNSEIVEDRLAVYERTESGALFSSGMSAIATTLFAFVRPGDAILHSQPLYGGTETLLAKTFLNFGVGAVGFADGVSEGSVQKAAEEAMAKGRVSVILIETPANPTNSLVDVAMIRRVAHTIGAKQGHTPIIVCDNTLLGPVFQRPIEHGADISLYSLTKYVGGHSDLIAGAVLGRKAVIKQVKALRGAIGTQLDPHSCWMLGRSLETLQLRMERANSNARAVADFLRDHPKVEKVHYLPYHDPDSPSGRTFAAQCTGAGSTFSFDIRGGQPAAFKFLNALQVFKLAVSLGGTESLASHPAAMTHSGVPADVRQRIGVLESTIRLSIGIEHPDDLIADLEMALQAA
- a CDS encoding cupin domain-containing protein, which produces MLRKMISAAALAIVLAAGTQAYAAGGDAKVRVVFDQKLPNVPGKSMRAVLVEYGPGGSSPGHTHPASAFIYATVLEGAITSKVNDGPEKVYKAGESFPEFPGDHHAVSKNASKTKPARLLAVFVLNTDETELTTDDK
- a CDS encoding SDR family oxidoreductase, producing the protein MKIVIIGGTGLIGSKTVERLRNKGHEVLAASPNSGVDTITGKGLTEALAGAQVVLDLANSPSFEDKAVLEFFQTSGRNLLKAAAAAGVKHHIALSIVGMERLQGSGYMRAKMAQEELIKASGIPYTIVHSTQFHEFMAGIAQSGTVGQMVHLSPAYVQPIASDDVADVMAEVALAEPANGTIEIGGPEKIRLTDIVTRLLKATNDPRQVMADPHARYFGVELEDDSLVTGAKARLGRIRFDDWLSRQPPQKKSA